GGGCTCGGCCAGGCGCCGCGCCAACGTGGGCCCGAACGTGTCCAGCGTCACCATCTCGTTGTCCACGGCCATCGAGCCGTCGGTCGCGACCGTGATGCTGACGTTGCGCTCGTCCTCGGCCTCCCGCGTGCGGGCCGAGGGCAGGTCCACCGGCAGGTCGGCCACGGACATCATCGGCGCCGTGACCAGCAGGATGATGACGAGCACGAGCGCCACGTCGATGATCGGCGTCACGTTGATCTTGGTGATGGCTTCCGGATGACTGGTCTTCCGGATCATGTCAGCTCCCCACCACGGCGATCTGCGCCGCACCGAGGCCCTTCGCCTCGTCGAGCACGCTCACGAACTGGCCGTGAGACACCGCGTCGTCGCACCGCACCACGAGCATGCGGGTGGAGCTCGCCTCGAGCAGTGGCTTGAGCGTGACGGCCAGGGCTTCACGAGGAACGATCAGGCGATTCACGCCCACCGTGCCGTCGCCGTGGACCACGACCTCGATGCGCTCGGTGCGCGCCAGCTCCGGCGCGGCCTTGCCGGTGGCCGCCGCGTTGCGCACCGCGATGCTCGACTGGAACGCCATCGGCGTGGCGACCATCAGGATCACCACGAGCACGAGGCTGACGTCGATGAGCGGCGTCATGTTCGGCTCGTAGATGCCCCCGCCCTGCCGGGTCGCGAAACGGTTGCCCGAGCGCATGTCAGGCCGCCTTGGCCATCGGCGTGCCCTCTTCGCGCGCGGCGTCGACCGCGATGCGGAGTGAGCGGGCGTGGTTCTCCGACACGGTCAGCATCACCGTGATGCGGCGAAGGAAGTGGTTGTAGAGCATCACCGCCGGCACGGCCACCAGCAGGCCCGCCGCCGTCGTGAAGAGCGCTTCCGCAACGCCGGCCGCGACCACCGAGGGTCCCGCCGAGCCGGTCCGCGCCATGTCGTGGAAGGCGCGCATGATGCCCCAGACCGTGCCGAGGAGCCCGATCAGCGGGGCGGTGTTGCCCATCGTGCCCAGCCATCCCAGGTTGCGCTCGAGCTGGAGCCGCTGCTCGCTGAGCGCGATCTGCATCTTCTCCTCGATCGCCTGCGCGCTGAGATGAAGATTCTCCAGCACCTGCTTGGACACGGCGCCCACCGGATGCGTGGTCGCCGCGCAGGCCCAGATCGCTTCCTTCACGTTGCCGCTCCGCACCCGCTCCAGAGCCTGGCTGAGCATGGCGTCGGGGTTGCCGCGGCGGCGGCCGAAGTACACGAGACGCTCGAAAGCGAATCCGAGCGTGATGACGCTGCACGCCAGGATGATGATCATCACTGGGCTGGTGCGCATCGCCTCGACCCAGTCGAAGTTCTCGAACATCGTCTTCACTCCTTCCTGTGGAGATGTGCTCCTGGAACGACCGCGCTAGCGCCCGCGGCTCAGCGCGGTGGCGCGGTCTTCCGCCGCCGCCACCAGCTCGGGATCCTTCGCGTTGCGCATGATGTCCCGGTACGCGGCCAGCGCCCGGGGGAAGTCCTTCTTGGCTTCGTAGAGCGCGGCGGAGCGCGCCACCGCCGACAGGCGATACGGGTGGTCCCGGTCCGGGGCCGCGACGGCGCCTTCGTAGGCGCGCAGCGCGGCGGTGGTCTCGCCCTTCTGCTCGTGCAGACGTCCGACGCGGTAGTGGATCTCGATCGCCAGCGA
Above is a genomic segment from Candidatus Eisenbacteria bacterium containing:
- a CDS encoding biopolymer transporter ExbD; amino-acid sequence: MIRKTSHPEAITKINVTPIIDVALVLVIILLVTAPMMSVADLPVDLPSARTREAEDERNVSITVATDGSMAVDNEMVTLDTFGPTLARRLAEPGNHDVLVIVRADTNTPYADVRQVLDRARIAGANRLAIATRQRTENKP
- a CDS encoding biopolymer transporter ExbD, with protein sequence MRSGNRFATRQGGGIYEPNMTPLIDVSLVLVVILMVATPMAFQSSIAVRNAAATGKAAPELARTERIEVVVHGDGTVGVNRLIVPREALAVTLKPLLEASSTRMLVVRCDDAVSHGQFVSVLDEAKGLGAAQIAVVGS
- a CDS encoding MotA/TolQ/ExbB proton channel family protein, which translates into the protein MFENFDWVEAMRTSPVMIIILACSVITLGFAFERLVYFGRRRGNPDAMLSQALERVRSGNVKEAIWACAATTHPVGAVSKQVLENLHLSAQAIEEKMQIALSEQRLQLERNLGWLGTMGNTAPLIGLLGTVWGIMRAFHDMARTGSAGPSVVAAGVAEALFTTAAGLLVAVPAVMLYNHFLRRITVMLTVSENHARSLRIAVDAAREEGTPMAKAA